One part of the Halopenitus persicus genome encodes these proteins:
- a CDS encoding PPC domain-containing DNA-binding protein — MHYRAVESAGEYLARLETGADWRAEIEDLAREVDAEAGWFNAMGAVQDAEIWFYDQDDTEYRSVTFDEPLEVAACVGNVARLDDDVFAHTHAVFSRESGQALAGHLDSATVFAGEVYLRTFAEPLVREHDVTTDLDLWL; from the coding sequence ATGCACTACCGAGCGGTCGAGTCGGCGGGGGAGTACCTCGCCCGGCTGGAGACGGGCGCCGACTGGCGGGCGGAGATCGAGGACCTGGCGCGCGAGGTCGACGCCGAGGCGGGCTGGTTCAACGCGATGGGCGCGGTCCAGGACGCCGAGATCTGGTTCTACGACCAGGACGACACCGAGTACCGGTCGGTCACCTTCGACGAGCCGCTGGAGGTCGCCGCCTGCGTCGGCAACGTCGCGCGGCTCGACGACGACGTCTTCGCGCACACGCACGCGGTGTTCTCGCGGGAGAGCGGGCAGGCGCTCGCGGGGCACCTCGATTCGGCCACCGTCTTCGCCGGCGAGGTCTACCTCCGCACCTTCGCGGAGCCGCTGGTCCGCGAACACGACGTGACCACCGACCTGGACCTGTGGCTGTGA
- a CDS encoding VOC family protein: MDVIHVAFPVSDLESTLEFYLDGLGFERSKRFTGADGIENVYVSGRSGPEIQFTYHPERPPERHGRGPPLREHVAIGVEDLDGAFRRLVETVDPPVVAEPSREAASGSRIAFVRDPDGYVVELVERRR; this comes from the coding sequence ATGGACGTCATACACGTCGCGTTTCCCGTGTCCGACCTCGAATCCACGCTCGAGTTTTATCTGGACGGGCTCGGGTTCGAGCGGTCGAAACGGTTCACCGGAGCGGACGGGATCGAGAACGTCTACGTTTCCGGCCGTTCCGGTCCGGAGATCCAGTTCACCTATCATCCGGAGCGGCCACCGGAACGCCACGGACGCGGTCCTCCGCTTCGGGAACACGTCGCCATCGGGGTCGAGGACCTCGACGGCGCGTTCCGACGGCTCGTCGAGACGGTCGATCCGCCCGTCGTCGCCGAACCGTCCCGGGAGGCGGCCAGCGGGAGCCGGATCGCGTTCGTTCGTGACCCGGACGGGTACGTCGTCGAACTAGTCGAACGGCGCCGTTGA
- a CDS encoding pirin family protein → MTGNTLNTELYKAPRTDISQNQGKFRIHSNYPGRNLPDHDDHGYGPLARIDEAFLDPGTFVSMHPHQNDEIVSYVPTGIMRHKDRAGNELVIDSDHLMVMNAGSAFWHEEQTLDDDPQLRLLQIFVRPHTVDLDPTIQHGSVPEPVTNEWRHLFGPEESDAPFYVRNDVNFYDVQLDAGTSVQLPAIEGWHTYFYVFDGAVEANDTTFDRTESGLLVNATDLTVSAQEETLLVAFLINPDAPLTYQGTIGR, encoded by the coding sequence ATGACAGGGAACACCCTCAACACAGAACTCTACAAGGCCCCACGCACGGACATCTCGCAGAATCAGGGAAAGTTCAGGATCCACTCGAACTACCCCGGGCGAAACCTGCCGGACCACGACGACCACGGCTACGGTCCGCTGGCGCGCATTGACGAGGCCTTTCTGGACCCCGGCACGTTCGTTTCGATGCACCCCCATCAGAACGACGAGATCGTTTCCTACGTCCCGACCGGTATAATGCGTCACAAGGACCGAGCGGGGAACGAGTTAGTCATAGACTCCGACCACCTGATGGTGATGAACGCTGGCAGCGCCTTCTGGCACGAGGAGCAAACCCTCGACGATGATCCACAGCTGCGGCTCTTGCAGATCTTCGTCCGACCACACACTGTCGATCTTGACCCGACTATCCAACATGGGTCCGTTCCGGAGCCCGTCACCAACGAGTGGCGACATCTCTTCGGCCCGGAGGAGTCGGACGCGCCGTTCTACGTACGCAATGACGTCAACTTCTATGACGTGCAACTTGACGCGGGAACCAGTGTCCAACTCCCCGCAATCGAGGGATGGCATACGTACTTCTATGTCTTTGATGGCGCGGTCGAAGCCAATGACACCACCTTCGACAGGACGGAAAGCGGGCTGCTCGTCAACGCAACCGATCTGACCGTCAGCGCGCAGGAAGAAACACTGCTCGTGGCCTTCCTGATTAATCCCGACGCACCACTCACCTATCAAGGAACGATCGGCCGATAA